The Benincasa hispida cultivar B227 chromosome 9, ASM972705v1, whole genome shotgun sequence genome has a segment encoding these proteins:
- the LOC120085987 gene encoding UV-B-induced protein At3g17800, chloroplastic translates to MDHCLSLHKSFPLKSLPSSTPKSNPFRSSDFALSFFRKPPPPLTARSGSFVVLASAGASHCEFGSLNTPLNPKSSVGKHLSRVLQNYRQLFHVSVEDELKRLADERDAALDRMLLSAHSDEALLHRRIAQLKEQECQIAVQDVMYMLIFYRFSEIRVNLVPKLSRCVYNGRLEILPCKDWELESIYELEVLEMIKEHITTVIGLRADSSVTDNWAMTNIRQAHLGRVYVASILYGYFLKSAILRHHLEQRLAIPNTHRNGSNQKTFLQFPEMCLYGFRNFLSGRLSNMLSVPHNQVLSSNQETEPEKLKRFLTGFDSEALQRCAKLKSKEALNLIENHSCALLGNEEVGFFESDEVIVTSFSSLKRLVLEAVAFGSFLWDAEEYVDAIYKLKEN, encoded by the exons ATGGACCATTGTCTCTCTCTCCACAAATCCTTCCCTCTCAAatctcttccttcttctacTCCCAAATCCAACCCCTTCCGCTCTTCTGATTTTGCTCTTTCTTTCTTCCGGAAGCCGCCGCCGCCGCTTACTGCTAGGTCCGGCTCCTTCGTTGTTCTTGCCAGTGCTGGAGCTAGTCACTGTGAGTTTGGCAGTTTGAATACTCCTTTGAACCCGAAATCCTCTGTTGGTAAGCATCTAAGTAGAGTTTTGCAGAATTATAGACAGCTTTTCCACGTTTCTGTTGAGGATGAGTTGAAACGTTTGGCTGATGAGCGTGATGCTGCTCTTGATCGTATGCTGCTTTCCGCTCACTCTGATGAAGCCTTGCTGCATAG GAGGATTGCACAATTGAAGGAACAGGAGTGCCAAATAGCAGTTCAAGATGTCATGTACATGCTCATTTTCTATAGATTTTCTGAAATCAGAGTTAATTTGGTACCCAAGCTCTCTAGATGTGTTTATAATGGAAGACTAGAAATTTTGCCATGCAAAGACTGGGAACTGGAGTCCATTTATGAGTTAGAGGTACTTGAGATGATTAAAGAACACATAACCACAGTGATTGGTTTGAGGGCAGATTCGAGTGTCACAGACAACTGGGCTATGACGAACATTAGACAAGCACATCTGGGCCGTGTTTACGTGGCCTCCATCTTATATGGCTACTTCTTGAAGTCTGCTATATTGAGGCATCACCTGGAGCAAAGACTAGCCATACCTAACACCCACCGTAATGGCAGTAATCAGAAAACTTTCCTCCAGTTCCCGGAGATGTGTCTTTATGGATTTAGAAATTTTCTCTCTGGTCGTCTTAGCAACATGCTATCGGTGCCCCATAACCAAGTGTTGAGCAGCAACCAGGAGACAGAGCCAGAGAAGTTAAAGCGTTTCTTGACTGGATTTGATTCCGAAGCATTGCAGAGATGTGCAAAGCTGAAATCTAAGGAAGCCTTGAATCTGATTGAGAACCATAGTTGTGCTTTGCTAGGAAATGAGGAAGTCGGTTTTTTCGAGAGCGATGAGGTGATAGTGACTTCATTTTCAAGCTTGAAGAGATTGGTTTTGGAGGCCGTTGCTTTTGGTTCTTTCCTTTGGGATGCAGAGGAGTATGTGGATGCCATTTATAAGCTCAAGGAGAACTAA